A section of the Bacillus pumilus genome encodes:
- the rpe gene encoding ribulose-phosphate 3-epimerase gives MVYIAPSILSADFANLEKDIRDVEQGGADYIHIDVMDGHFVPNMTFGPNVVEAIRPHTRLPLDVHLMIEQPDRYIPAFAKAGADIISVHVEACPHLHRTIQHIKEQGVKAGVVLNPHTPVSHIEHVLEDVDLVLFMTVNPGFGGQAFIPSVLKKVKEVKALSEQKGLTDLLIEIDGGVNVETAKSCKEAGANLLVAGSAVYGEDNRAVAIQAIREA, from the coding sequence ATGGTTTATATAGCCCCTTCCATTTTATCAGCAGATTTTGCCAATTTGGAGAAAGATATCCGTGATGTGGAACAAGGCGGTGCAGATTACATTCATATCGATGTCATGGATGGTCATTTTGTTCCGAATATGACATTCGGGCCAAATGTCGTCGAAGCGATCAGACCGCATACGCGTCTTCCGCTTGATGTTCACCTCATGATTGAGCAGCCAGATCGGTATATTCCTGCATTCGCAAAAGCTGGCGCTGATATTATTTCTGTTCATGTGGAAGCTTGTCCGCACTTACATCGAACAATACAACATATAAAAGAACAAGGTGTAAAAGCAGGGGTCGTCTTGAATCCCCACACACCTGTGTCTCACATTGAGCATGTATTAGAAGATGTGGACCTAGTGTTATTCATGACTGTGAACCCTGGTTTTGGTGGACAGGCATTTATTCCATCTGTCCTCAAGAAGGTAAAAGAAGTAAAAGCACTGAGTGAACAAAAGGGCTTAACCGATTTACTGATAGAAATAGACGGCGGTGTCAATGTAGAGACTGCAAAGAGCTGCAAGGAAGCTGGCGCTAATTTACTCGTCGCGGGCTCTGCGGTATACGGTGAAGACAACCGCGCAGTAGCGATCCAAGCAATTCGAGAAGCATAA
- the rsgA gene encoding ribosome small subunit-dependent GTPase A, producing the protein MPEGKIIKALSGFYYVLDESQESGKVVQCRARGIFRKNKITPLVGDYVVYQADNDKEGYLLEVKERTNELVRPPISNVDQAVLVFSAAEPTFSTSLLDRFLVLVEANHIEPIICITKMDLLKTDEERETIMAYADDYRQIGYEVHLTSTIEGDGIEKLTPHFHNKITVFAGQSGVGKSSLLNAMSPELALKTDDISSHLGRGKHTTRHVELIRTANGLIADTPGFSSLEFTGIEAEDLGLYFLDIRDRSGDCKFRGCLHVKEPGCAIKDAVEHDQIKEYRYQHYLEFLTEIKDRKPRY; encoded by the coding sequence ATGCCTGAGGGCAAAATTATTAAAGCATTAAGCGGATTCTACTATGTGCTAGACGAGTCACAAGAAAGTGGAAAAGTGGTTCAGTGCAGAGCGAGAGGCATCTTTCGAAAAAACAAAATCACACCTCTTGTTGGCGATTACGTCGTGTATCAAGCAGACAACGATAAAGAAGGCTACTTATTAGAAGTAAAAGAACGGACAAACGAACTTGTTCGTCCACCTATCAGTAACGTTGATCAAGCGGTACTTGTTTTCTCAGCGGCAGAACCAACCTTTAGCACATCGCTCTTAGACAGATTTTTAGTGCTTGTTGAAGCCAATCATATTGAGCCAATTATCTGCATTACTAAAATGGACTTATTGAAAACAGACGAAGAGCGTGAAACGATCATGGCATATGCAGACGACTATCGGCAAATTGGCTATGAGGTACATTTAACTTCTACGATTGAAGGAGACGGCATTGAGAAGCTGACTCCACACTTTCACAATAAAATCACGGTATTTGCCGGTCAGTCTGGTGTAGGCAAGTCGTCCCTTTTAAATGCGATGAGTCCTGAATTGGCGCTGAAAACAGATGATATCTCATCCCATCTCGGACGAGGAAAGCATACGACAAGACATGTCGAGCTCATTCGAACAGCAAACGGGCTCATTGCAGATACTCCGGGCTTTAGCTCGCTCGAATTTACTGGCATCGAAGCAGAAGATCTAGGTCTATACTTTTTAGATATTAGAGACCGAAGTGGAGACTGTAAATTTCGAGGCTGTCTGCACGTGAAAGAGCCTGGCTGTGCGATAAAAGATGCGGTTGAGCATGATCAAATCAAAGAGTATCGCTATCAGCATTATCTAGAGTTTTTAACTGAAATCAAAGACAGAAAGCCGAGGTACTAA
- the sdaAB gene encoding L-serine ammonia-lyase, iron-sulfur-dependent subunit beta — protein MKFRSVFDIIGPVMIGPSSSHTAGAARIGRVARSLFGREPKRIVVSFYGSFKDTYKGHGTDVAIIGGVLDFDTFDERIKTAIDIAKSKGIDIEFKEEDAVPAHPNTAKVEISDANGTLELIGISIGGGKIEITELNGFELRLSGNHPAILVVHNDRYGTIAAVANVLAKFAINIGHMEVARKDVGQEALMTIEVDQNIDPAVLLELETLPNIIQVTQIAE, from the coding sequence ATGAAATTTAGAAGTGTGTTTGATATTATTGGACCCGTCATGATTGGTCCATCAAGTTCGCACACAGCGGGTGCAGCTCGAATAGGAAGAGTGGCTCGCAGTTTATTCGGAAGAGAGCCGAAACGAATTGTCGTTTCATTTTATGGCTCTTTTAAAGATACGTATAAAGGACACGGTACAGATGTCGCCATTATCGGCGGCGTTCTTGACTTTGATACATTTGATGAACGCATCAAAACAGCGATCGATATTGCAAAAAGCAAAGGGATCGACATTGAATTTAAAGAAGAAGATGCAGTGCCAGCGCACCCGAATACAGCAAAAGTAGAGATATCAGATGCAAATGGAACCCTTGAATTAATCGGGATTTCCATCGGCGGTGGTAAAATTGAAATTACTGAATTGAATGGCTTTGAGCTCAGACTTTCAGGAAATCATCCTGCCATTCTTGTGGTTCATAACGATCGCTATGGCACGATTGCAGCAGTCGCTAACGTGTTAGCGAAATTTGCCATCAACATCGGTCATATGGAAGTGGCGCGTAAAGATGTCGGGCAAGAGGCTCTGATGACCATTGAAGTGGATCAAAATATTGACCCAGCTGTCTTATTGGAGCTTGAAACACTGCCAAACATTATTCAAGTCACACAAATTGCAGAGTAA
- the rpmB gene encoding 50S ribosomal protein L28 — protein MARKCVITGRKTKAGNNRSHAMNSTKRTWGANLQKVRILVDGKPKRVYVSARALKSGKVERV, from the coding sequence ATGGCACGTAAATGCGTTATTACAGGCAGAAAAACAAAAGCTGGGAACAATCGTTCTCACGCAATGAACTCTACAAAACGTACATGGGGCGCGAACCTTCAAAAAGTTCGTATTCTAGTGGACGGTAAGCCTAAAAGAGTATATGTATCAGCTCGAGCTTTGAAATCTGGTAAAGTTGAGCGTGTATAA
- the pknB gene encoding Stk1 family PASTA domain-containing Ser/Thr kinase, translating to MLIGKRISGRYQILRVIGGGGMANVYLAEDMILDREVAIKILRFDFASDDDFIRRFRREAQSAASLDHSNIVSIYDVGEEDDIYYIVMEYVEGMTLKEYIHANGPLHPKEAVRIMEQVVAAMEEAHAKQLVHRDIKPHNILIDNMGNIKVTDFGIAMALSSATITHTNSVLGSVHYLSPEQARGGLATKKSDIYSLGIVLYELISGRMPFEGESAVSVALKHLQSEPPSVRRWNPSVPQSVENIILKAMAKDPFYRYEDASEMQKDLKTAFDPARLREKRFVIEEDHEATKAIPIIQDHQIDQENEKTAVHPAQKPKKKEKQKPKKKRKKWPWIVASILFMLIAATILAITVFPGMLFPKDVEVTDVSGMTVEKAEDALKKAGFTVASESIEIADEKIEKGLVVKTDPKIGTKVKEGTEIQLYESTGKEKTELPDVTGEKVDKAKEILEKKGFKQVVVEEVNDNDTESGIVMEQSPSANTELVAADEEVTLTVSIGPADITLRDLTTYSKQAASNYLEDNGLKLDEKEAYSDDVPKGEVMKQEPGAGTAVKPGDTVKITFSLGPKEKPAKTVTEKISIPYEPEAEGQEMNVQISIDDAEHSISDSYESFKITAPTERTIKFKIEPGQKGYYQVTVDDKVVSSKTIEYPDDE from the coding sequence GTGTTGATCGGAAAAAGGATCAGCGGCCGTTATCAGATTCTTCGCGTCATAGGCGGAGGCGGAATGGCAAACGTCTATTTGGCGGAGGATATGATTTTAGATCGCGAAGTAGCGATTAAAATTTTGCGGTTTGACTTTGCAAGCGATGATGATTTTATTAGACGTTTCCGAAGGGAAGCGCAGTCAGCTGCAAGCTTAGATCATTCGAATATTGTCAGCATCTATGATGTTGGGGAAGAAGATGACATTTATTATATTGTCATGGAATATGTCGAGGGGATGACGCTGAAAGAATACATACACGCCAATGGCCCGCTTCATCCGAAAGAAGCCGTTCGTATCATGGAGCAAGTCGTTGCGGCAATGGAAGAAGCCCATGCGAAACAGCTCGTCCACCGTGACATTAAGCCTCACAATATATTAATAGACAATATGGGGAACATCAAAGTCACTGATTTTGGGATTGCCATGGCACTCAGCTCAGCAACCATTACCCATACAAATTCTGTCCTAGGCTCCGTCCACTATTTGTCTCCAGAACAAGCACGCGGAGGACTGGCAACAAAAAAGTCAGACATCTATTCGCTTGGGATTGTGCTCTATGAACTCATCTCAGGACGCATGCCATTTGAAGGGGAATCGGCTGTCAGTGTTGCACTGAAGCATTTACAATCAGAGCCGCCATCTGTAAGAAGGTGGAATCCTTCTGTTCCACAAAGTGTGGAAAACATCATTTTAAAAGCGATGGCCAAAGATCCATTTTATCGATATGAAGATGCGTCTGAAATGCAAAAGGACTTAAAAACCGCTTTCGATCCAGCCAGATTAAGAGAAAAACGCTTTGTTATTGAAGAAGACCATGAAGCAACGAAAGCGATCCCAATCATTCAAGATCATCAAATCGATCAAGAAAATGAAAAAACAGCCGTCCACCCGGCTCAAAAACCGAAGAAAAAAGAGAAACAAAAACCGAAAAAGAAACGAAAAAAATGGCCATGGATTGTGGCATCCATCTTATTTATGTTGATTGCTGCGACAATTTTAGCCATCACTGTGTTTCCAGGGATGCTTTTTCCAAAAGATGTGGAAGTCACAGACGTATCTGGCATGACGGTTGAAAAAGCAGAAGATGCCTTAAAGAAAGCTGGGTTTACCGTCGCTTCGGAGTCAATAGAGATCGCTGATGAGAAAATTGAAAAAGGTCTCGTCGTCAAAACAGACCCGAAAATCGGTACAAAGGTCAAAGAAGGAACAGAGATTCAGCTTTACGAAAGTACTGGCAAGGAAAAGACCGAATTACCTGATGTGACAGGTGAAAAGGTCGATAAAGCAAAAGAAATATTAGAGAAAAAAGGGTTTAAACAGGTCGTTGTGGAGGAAGTGAATGATAATGACACCGAATCTGGAATTGTCATGGAACAGAGTCCTTCAGCGAATACGGAACTTGTAGCAGCAGATGAAGAGGTCACGTTGACTGTCAGCATAGGTCCTGCCGATATTACATTACGTGATTTAACGACGTATAGTAAGCAAGCGGCATCGAATTATTTAGAGGATAACGGCTTAAAGCTTGATGAAAAAGAAGCGTATTCTGATGATGTGCCAAAAGGCGAGGTCATGAAGCAGGAACCAGGAGCAGGAACGGCTGTTAAACCAGGTGACACGGTCAAGATTACATTCTCTCTTGGACCGAAGGAAAAACCAGCCAAAACGGTGACTGAAAAGATTTCGATCCCTTATGAACCAGAAGCGGAAGGGCAGGAGATGAATGTCCAAATTTCCATTGATGATGCCGAGCATAGCATCTCTGATTCGTACGAAAGCTTTAAAATCACTGCGCCGACTGAACGGACCATTAAATTTAAGATTGAACCAGGTCAAAAAGGATATTATCAAGTGACGGTTGATGATAAAGTCGTCAGCTCGAAAACGATCGAATACCCTGATGATGAATAA
- a CDS encoding thiamine diphosphokinase, with protein sequence MHIHIVAGGPFEYIPPLEREASQEDVLWIGVDRGTLFLLEHGITPAKAFGDFDSVTEEELRELKEKLPALNVFQAEKDETDLELALNWALSQHPAHIDIYGITGGRADHFLGNIHLLYKGIQHKQNITLVDKQNIIQMFEPGTYEIKEDQDKKYVSFLPFGTPVEKLTLKGFKYPLKNCHIEPGSTLCISNELIHSNGTFSFHEGILIMVRSKD encoded by the coding sequence ATGCACATACATATCGTTGCCGGCGGTCCTTTTGAATACATCCCGCCACTTGAACGTGAAGCATCACAAGAGGATGTTCTCTGGATTGGCGTAGACCGTGGAACTCTCTTCTTACTAGAACACGGGATTACCCCTGCCAAAGCCTTTGGTGATTTTGACAGTGTGACAGAAGAAGAGCTTCGGGAGCTAAAAGAAAAATTGCCTGCCCTGAATGTCTTTCAAGCTGAAAAGGATGAAACCGATTTAGAGCTTGCGCTGAACTGGGCACTGAGTCAGCACCCAGCACATATTGACATTTACGGTATTACAGGAGGAAGGGCGGATCATTTTCTAGGAAATATCCATCTTCTATATAAAGGGATTCAGCACAAGCAGAATATCACCCTTGTAGACAAACAAAATATCATTCAAATGTTTGAACCTGGTACATACGAAATAAAAGAAGATCAAGATAAAAAGTATGTATCGTTTCTACCCTTTGGGACACCTGTTGAAAAGCTGACATTAAAAGGTTTCAAATATCCTCTGAAAAATTGTCATATTGAGCCTGGTTCCACACTATGTATTAGTAACGAACTCATCCACTCAAATGGTACTTTTTCTTTTCATGAAGGCATATTAATAATGGTAAGAAGCAAAGATTGA
- the recG gene encoding ATP-dependent DNA helicase RecG — translation MIQKLQDNVSVLKGIGEETEKTLNELGIHTVADLLGYFPYRYDDYELRNLEEVKHDERVTVEGKVHSEPVLTYYGKKRSRLTFRLLVGRFLITAICFNRPYLKRSLVLGDTVSVTGKWDKNRQSIMVQEFKKGTHEQDGSIEPVYSVKENVTVKMMRRFVKQALSLYVDKAEDPLPKQLVSTYKLMSYQEALKTIHLPETRDSLKQARRRFVYEEFLIFQLKMQAIRKKEREKTSGIQHPFSKEAVFEFVHSLPFPLTKAQSRVLDEIMSDMASPYRMNRLLQGDVGSGKTAVAAIALYAAHLSGYQGALMVPTEILAEQHADSLYQLFEKWGLNIALLTSSVKGKRRRELLERLKEGEIDILVGTHALIQDEVEFQQLGLVITDEQHRFGVEQRKKLRSKGQDPDVLFMTATPIPRTLAITVFGEMDVSVIDELPAGRKQIETYWVKHDMLERILAFVDKELKKGRQAYIICPLIEESDKLDVQNAIDVHSMLTEAYRGKWSIGLMHGKLASDEKDQVMRDFTANEVQILVSTTVVEVGVNVPNATIMVIYDADRFGLSQLHQLRGRVGRGEHQSFCILMADPKSETGKERMRIMSETTDGFELSEKDLELRGPGDFFGKKQSGMPEFKVADMVHDYRALETARKDAAELVQSDAFWTDPEYKELRQTLVDSGVLGGDKLS, via the coding sequence GTGATACAGAAACTGCAAGATAACGTCTCAGTCCTCAAGGGGATTGGAGAAGAAACCGAAAAAACACTCAATGAACTTGGGATCCACACAGTAGCCGATTTACTTGGCTACTTTCCTTATCGATATGACGACTATGAGCTTCGTAACTTAGAAGAAGTAAAGCATGACGAACGTGTCACAGTTGAAGGAAAAGTGCACAGTGAGCCCGTCCTCACCTATTATGGAAAAAAACGAAGCAGGCTGACATTCAGGCTGCTTGTCGGGCGTTTCCTCATCACAGCAATTTGTTTCAATCGCCCTTATTTAAAAAGAAGCCTTGTGTTAGGTGATACGGTATCCGTCACTGGGAAATGGGATAAAAACCGTCAATCGATCATGGTGCAGGAATTTAAAAAAGGGACGCACGAGCAAGATGGCAGTATAGAGCCTGTTTATTCAGTCAAAGAAAATGTAACCGTGAAGATGATGAGGCGTTTTGTCAAACAAGCCTTGTCACTTTATGTAGATAAAGCTGAAGATCCACTGCCAAAGCAGCTTGTCTCTACCTATAAACTCATGTCCTATCAAGAAGCATTAAAAACCATTCACCTGCCAGAAACAAGAGACTCACTCAAGCAAGCGAGACGACGCTTTGTGTACGAGGAATTTCTTATTTTCCAGCTGAAGATGCAGGCCATCAGAAAGAAAGAACGAGAAAAAACATCGGGCATCCAGCATCCGTTTTCCAAAGAGGCTGTTTTTGAGTTTGTTCACAGCCTGCCATTTCCGCTGACAAAGGCACAATCAAGAGTGCTTGATGAAATTATGTCTGATATGGCGTCCCCATACCGGATGAACCGACTGCTTCAAGGGGATGTAGGCTCAGGGAAAACAGCTGTTGCAGCAATTGCACTATATGCCGCTCATTTATCTGGCTATCAAGGTGCATTAATGGTTCCAACAGAGATTTTGGCAGAACAGCATGCTGATTCCCTTTATCAGTTGTTTGAAAAATGGGGACTCAATATCGCTCTACTAACAAGCTCTGTAAAGGGAAAGCGCCGCAGAGAATTGCTGGAGCGTCTAAAAGAGGGCGAGATTGATATTTTAGTCGGAACGCATGCGCTCATTCAAGACGAAGTCGAATTTCAGCAGCTTGGTCTCGTAATTACAGATGAGCAGCACCGGTTTGGCGTAGAACAACGGAAAAAACTAAGAAGTAAAGGACAGGACCCAGATGTCTTGTTCATGACGGCCACACCTATTCCGCGCACACTTGCGATCACTGTTTTTGGAGAAATGGACGTATCCGTCATTGATGAATTACCAGCCGGCAGAAAACAGATCGAAACGTATTGGGTCAAGCATGACATGCTTGAGAGGATTCTTGCATTTGTAGATAAAGAGCTGAAAAAAGGAAGACAGGCATACATTATTTGTCCGCTCATAGAAGAATCAGACAAACTCGATGTGCAAAATGCGATTGATGTCCACAGCATGCTGACAGAGGCATACCGCGGTAAGTGGTCGATCGGCTTAATGCACGGGAAACTCGCGAGTGATGAAAAAGATCAGGTGATGAGAGACTTTACAGCAAATGAAGTGCAAATTCTTGTTTCAACAACAGTCGTTGAAGTGGGTGTCAACGTACCCAATGCGACCATCATGGTCATTTACGATGCAGACCGCTTCGGGCTGTCTCAGCTTCATCAGCTCAGAGGCCGAGTTGGACGAGGAGAGCATCAATCATTTTGTATTTTAATGGCGGATCCAAAATCAGAAACCGGAAAAGAGCGGATGAGGATTATGTCTGAAACGACCGACGGCTTTGAGTTGTCTGAAAAGGACTTAGAGCTAAGAGGACCCGGCGATTTCTTCGGTAAAAAACAAAGCGGAATGCCTGAATTTAAAGTAGCCGATATGGTTCATGACTACAGAGCACTGGAAACTGCTAGAAAAGATGCGGCAGAACTTGTGCAGTCAGATGCATTTTGGACAGATCCGGAATATAAAGAACTTCGGCAAACGCTGGTAGACAGCGGGGTGCTGGGCGGAGATAAATTAAGCTGA
- a CDS encoding Asp23/Gls24 family envelope stress response protein has product MSIELRTKYGQIDISNEVIAMVAGGAAIDCYGIVGMASKNQIKDGLTDILRKENFSRGVLVRQKEDRIHIDMYIIVSYGTKISEVAHNVQTKVKYTISHTVGLSVDSVNIYVQGVRVTNP; this is encoded by the coding sequence GTGTCCATTGAACTTAGAACGAAATACGGACAAATTGATATATCAAATGAAGTCATTGCAATGGTGGCAGGAGGCGCTGCGATCGATTGCTATGGTATTGTTGGGATGGCGTCCAAAAATCAAATCAAGGACGGCTTGACGGATATTCTCCGCAAAGAGAACTTCAGCCGGGGTGTTCTTGTGCGTCAAAAAGAAGACCGCATTCATATTGATATGTACATCATCGTCAGCTACGGTACAAAAATATCAGAAGTCGCACATAATGTTCAAACGAAAGTCAAATATACAATTTCTCACACAGTTGGGCTTTCTGTTGATTCGGTCAACATTTATGTACAAGGAGTAAGAGTTACGAACCCGTAG
- a CDS encoding DAK2 domain-containing protein, translating to MSIRNLDGRSFAKMILAGAHHLSQNAQIVDALNVFPVPDGDTGTNMNLSMTSGAKAVEETNTDHIGKVGVALSKGLLMGARGNSGVILSQLFRGFSKQIEQKEMIDAKEFALALQAGVDTAYKAVMKPIEGTILTVAKDAAKKAVAVSATENDIDRVLELTIEEARASLDRTPDLLPVLKEVGVVDSGGKGLLCVYEGFLASLRGEELPSKMASLPTLKELVSAEHHKSAQSHMNTEDIEFGYCTEFMVKFEEDKQSFDENAFREDLSEFGDSLLVVSDETLAKVHIHAEQPGDVLSYAQRYGSLINMKIENMREQHSSIVNEEKEHAPAATPKASAAAEKQRFGVVSVAMGEGIADLFKSIGASVVIEGGQTMNPSTEDIVTAIESVHAETVFILPNNSNIVMAAKQAATVSNREVVVIPTKTVPQGMSALLSLNEAASNEDNEAAMLDAIDNVKSGQITFAVRDTQIDGIDIAKGDYMGLYNGKITLTAKNQLDAAKELLTKMVTEDDEIVTIIKGEDASSEEMDELEAFIEETFEDIEVEVHDGKQPLYSYILAVE from the coding sequence TTGTCTATTAGAAATCTTGATGGCCGCTCATTTGCAAAAATGATTCTTGCAGGTGCTCACCATCTTTCTCAAAACGCACAAATTGTGGATGCGTTAAATGTTTTTCCAGTGCCAGACGGAGACACGGGGACAAATATGAATTTGTCAATGACTTCAGGGGCAAAAGCAGTTGAAGAAACAAATACCGATCATATTGGGAAGGTCGGCGTGGCCTTGTCAAAAGGGCTATTAATGGGCGCAAGAGGGAACTCAGGCGTTATCCTATCACAGCTCTTTAGAGGTTTCAGTAAACAAATCGAACAAAAAGAAATGATTGATGCAAAAGAATTTGCCCTTGCCTTACAGGCAGGTGTCGATACAGCATATAAAGCCGTGATGAAGCCGATTGAAGGAACCATCTTAACGGTCGCAAAGGATGCAGCAAAGAAAGCGGTTGCTGTTTCAGCAACCGAAAATGACATTGACCGCGTTCTTGAGTTAACGATTGAGGAAGCGAGAGCATCACTTGATCGAACGCCAGATCTGCTTCCTGTTTTAAAAGAAGTAGGCGTTGTCGATAGTGGAGGTAAAGGACTTCTCTGCGTATATGAAGGTTTCCTTGCTTCATTAAGAGGAGAGGAACTTCCTTCGAAGATGGCCTCTTTGCCAACGTTAAAAGAGCTTGTCAGTGCAGAGCATCATAAAAGTGCACAAAGCCATATGAACACTGAAGATATCGAATTTGGTTATTGTACTGAATTTATGGTGAAATTTGAAGAAGACAAACAGTCCTTTGATGAGAATGCTTTCAGAGAAGACTTAAGCGAATTCGGAGATTCACTTCTTGTGGTATCAGATGAAACGCTGGCAAAAGTTCATATTCATGCAGAGCAGCCTGGGGATGTCTTATCCTATGCACAGCGCTACGGCAGCCTAATCAATATGAAAATTGAAAACATGAGAGAGCAGCATAGTTCAATTGTGAACGAAGAAAAAGAACATGCACCTGCTGCTACACCAAAGGCATCTGCTGCTGCTGAAAAACAGCGCTTTGGCGTCGTCAGTGTCGCAATGGGAGAAGGAATTGCTGACTTGTTTAAAAGTATCGGAGCTTCCGTTGTCATTGAAGGCGGACAGACAATGAACCCGAGCACAGAAGACATTGTCACAGCAATTGAAAGCGTACATGCCGAAACGGTCTTTATCTTACCTAATAATTCTAATATTGTCATGGCAGCGAAACAGGCGGCAACTGTCTCAAATCGTGAGGTTGTGGTCATTCCAACGAAGACCGTTCCTCAAGGAATGTCGGCACTTCTTTCTCTCAATGAAGCAGCTTCAAACGAAGACAACGAAGCGGCGATGCTAGATGCCATTGACAACGTGAAAAGCGGCCAAATCACCTTTGCAGTGAGAGATACCCAAATCGATGGAATCGATATTGCTAAAGGAGATTATATGGGTCTCTATAACGGAAAAATCACCTTAACTGCGAAAAATCAATTAGATGCAGCTAAGGAACTTTTGACCAAAATGGTGACAGAAGATGATGAGATCGTTACGATCATTAAAGGGGAAGATGCATCGTCTGAAGAGATGGACGAGTTAGAAGCCTTTATTGAAGAAACATTTGAAGATATAGAAGTTGAAGTCCACGATGGAAAACAGCCGCTTTATTCATATATTTTGGCTGTGGAATAA
- the sdaAA gene encoding L-serine ammonia-lyase, iron-sulfur-dependent, subunit alpha: MFKNVKELVQLTEERNTSISEIMITQEMEVTGKSREDIFSQMYRNLEVMEQAVENGLKGVKSLSGLTGGDAVKLQAYIASGKTLSGHTILDAVSKAVATNEVNAAMGTICATPTAGSAGVVPGTLFAVKQTLKPTKEQMVRFLFTSGAFGFVVANNASISGAAGGCQAEVGSASGMAAAAIVEMAGGTPQQSAEAMAITLKNMLGLVCDPVAGLVEVPCVKRNAMGASNAMIAADMALAGITSRIPCDEVIDAMYKIGQTMPTALRETAQGGLAATPTARELEKKIFGGVTSSRDTETAR, encoded by the coding sequence ATGTTTAAAAACGTCAAAGAACTCGTACAGCTAACAGAAGAACGGAATACCTCCATTTCAGAAATCATGATTACGCAAGAAATGGAAGTGACAGGGAAGTCACGTGAAGATATATTCTCCCAAATGTACCGCAACCTAGAAGTGATGGAACAGGCCGTAGAAAACGGGCTAAAAGGTGTGAAATCATTATCGGGTTTAACGGGCGGAGATGCGGTCAAACTTCAAGCGTATATTGCATCAGGCAAAACACTGTCTGGTCATACGATATTAGATGCTGTCAGTAAGGCAGTGGCAACAAATGAAGTCAATGCCGCAATGGGGACGATCTGTGCAACGCCTACAGCAGGTTCAGCAGGTGTCGTGCCAGGGACATTATTTGCAGTAAAACAAACATTAAAGCCAACAAAGGAACAAATGGTCAGATTCCTATTCACTTCTGGCGCATTTGGTTTTGTTGTGGCCAATAATGCGAGCATCTCTGGTGCAGCAGGCGGCTGTCAGGCTGAGGTAGGTTCAGCCTCAGGGATGGCGGCAGCAGCCATTGTTGAAATGGCAGGCGGTACGCCTCAGCAATCTGCTGAAGCAATGGCGATTACACTGAAAAATATGCTTGGACTTGTTTGTGACCCAGTCGCTGGACTTGTCGAGGTACCGTGCGTAAAACGAAACGCAATGGGTGCATCAAATGCAATGATTGCAGCAGATATGGCACTTGCCGGCATCACCAGTCGTATTCCGTGTGATGAAGTCATTGATGCGATGTATAAAATCGGTCAAACCATGCCAACGGCACTTCGTGAAACAGCACAAGGCGGACTTGCTGCGACACCGACAGCAAGAGAGCTTGAAAAGAAGATTTTCGGAGGTGTGACCTCATCTCGTGATACAGAAACTGCAAGATAA
- the spoVM gene encoding stage V sporulation protein SpoVM, producing MKFYTIKLPRFLGGIVRAMLGSFKKD from the coding sequence ATGAAATTTTATACAATCAAACTGCCTAGATTTCTTGGCGGCATTGTCCGTGCGATGCTTGGTTCATTTAAGAAAGATTAA